A window of the Haloarcula litorea genome harbors these coding sequences:
- a CDS encoding non-canonical purine NTP pyrophosphatase, giving the protein MLNFVTTNPGKVREATDYLDDEVVQFDFDYPEIQADSLRAVAAHGARAAYRAADGPVIVDDAGLFVDAFDGFPGPYSSYVEDTVGVERVWRMTEPEPDRGAAFKTVIAYCDGADFAATPEPVDREDRRGQDLAADDRDAATTDAQVRGGEDAVPVKLFEGRVPGEIVAPRGDGGFGFDPIFEHDGRTFAEMSTEEKNAVSHRGRALSKFAAWHADADR; this is encoded by the coding sequence ATGCTCAACTTCGTGACGACCAACCCCGGGAAGGTCCGGGAGGCGACCGACTACCTCGACGACGAGGTGGTGCAGTTCGACTTCGACTACCCCGAGATCCAGGCCGACAGCCTCCGAGCGGTGGCGGCCCACGGCGCTCGGGCGGCGTACCGGGCGGCCGACGGGCCGGTCATCGTCGACGACGCGGGGCTGTTCGTCGACGCCTTCGACGGCTTCCCGGGGCCGTACTCCTCGTACGTCGAGGACACCGTCGGCGTCGAGCGCGTCTGGCGGATGACCGAACCCGAACCGGACCGCGGCGCGGCGTTCAAGACGGTCATCGCCTACTGCGACGGGGCGGACTTCGCGGCGACCCCGGAACCGGTGGACCGGGAAGACCGCCGCGGCCAGGACCTCGCGGCCGACGACCGCGACGCCGCGACCACCGACGCGCAGGTCCGGGGCGGCGAGGACGCCGTCCCGGTCAAGCTGTTCGAGGGGCGGGTCCCGGGCGAGATCGTCGCCCCGCGGGGGGACGGCGGCTTCGGCTTCGACCCCATCTTCGAGCACGACGGCCGCACCTTCGCCGAGATGAGCACCGAGGAGAAGAACGCCGTCTCCCACCGCGGCCGCGCGCTCTCGAAGTTCGCGGCCTGGCACGCGGACGCCGACCGATGA
- a CDS encoding bifunctional N(6)-L-threonylcarbamoyladenine synthase/serine/threonine protein kinase, translated as MRILGIEGTAWAASAAVYETDHLSVSEARERAPGVYETDDPSSAGDDHVFIETDAYQPESGGIHPREAAEHMSEAVPRVVETALLHARERADGADGPPIDVEEGTSSGQSASPIDAVAFSRGPGLGPCLRIVGTAARAVAQRFDVPLVGVNHMVAHLEIGRHRSGFDSPVCLNASGANAHVLGYRNGRYRVLGETMDTGVGNAIDKFTRHVGWQHPGGPKVEAHAKEGEYHPLPYVVKGMDFSFSGIMSAAKQAYDDGVPVEDVCRGLEETVFAMLTEVSERALSLTGADELVLGGGVGQNDRLQGMLREMCEQRGAEFHAPEDRFLRDNAGMIAVLGAKMYAAGDTLAIEESGIDSDFRPDEVDVTWRGREPVGPAGGASGQRPRAGAAESVDRAVKRENEVQGAEATVTIGPDRVVKERVPRSYRHPTLDDRLRVQRTRQEARLISDARRHGVPTPLVLDVDPDEARLVVQHVGTADLRDRLSAAAVADVGRHLARIHDAGFVHGDPTTRNVRVGRPDPSPDERADDAREGGDRTFLVDFGLGYYTDEPEDHAMDLHVLAQSLAGTADDPAALFEAASDAYRAESDHADAVFASLADIEGRGRYQ; from the coding sequence ATGCGGATTCTCGGCATCGAAGGTACCGCGTGGGCAGCCAGCGCTGCGGTCTACGAGACCGACCATCTGTCGGTCTCGGAGGCTCGGGAGCGGGCTCCCGGCGTCTACGAGACCGACGATCCCAGTAGCGCCGGCGACGATCACGTCTTCATCGAGACCGACGCCTACCAGCCCGAGAGCGGCGGCATCCACCCACGCGAGGCCGCCGAACACATGAGCGAGGCCGTCCCCCGGGTCGTCGAGACAGCACTCTTGCACGCGCGCGAGCGAGCCGACGGAGCGGACGGGCCGCCGATCGACGTCGAGGAGGGGACCTCCTCGGGCCAATCGGCATCGCCGATTGACGCCGTCGCCTTCTCGCGTGGCCCCGGCCTCGGCCCGTGTCTGCGCATCGTCGGGACCGCGGCCCGCGCCGTCGCCCAGCGGTTCGACGTGCCCCTGGTCGGGGTGAACCACATGGTCGCCCACCTGGAGATCGGTCGCCACCGCTCCGGGTTCGACTCGCCGGTCTGTCTGAACGCCTCCGGCGCGAACGCCCACGTCTTGGGCTATCGCAACGGCCGGTACCGGGTGCTCGGCGAGACGATGGACACCGGCGTCGGCAACGCCATCGACAAGTTCACGCGCCACGTCGGCTGGCAACACCCCGGCGGGCCGAAGGTCGAGGCCCACGCGAAGGAGGGGGAGTACCACCCCCTCCCGTACGTGGTCAAGGGGATGGACTTCTCCTTCTCGGGTATTATGTCGGCCGCGAAACAGGCATACGACGACGGCGTGCCGGTCGAGGACGTCTGTCGCGGCCTGGAGGAGACCGTCTTCGCGATGCTGACGGAGGTCTCCGAGCGGGCGCTGTCGCTGACCGGGGCCGACGAGCTCGTACTGGGCGGCGGCGTCGGGCAGAACGACCGTCTCCAGGGGATGCTCCGGGAGATGTGCGAGCAGCGCGGGGCGGAGTTCCACGCCCCCGAGGACCGGTTCCTCCGTGACAACGCCGGGATGATCGCGGTGCTGGGCGCGAAGATGTACGCCGCCGGCGACACCCTCGCCATCGAGGAGTCGGGCATCGACTCGGACTTCCGGCCCGACGAGGTCGACGTCACCTGGCGCGGGCGGGAGCCCGTGGGTCCCGCCGGAGGGGCGAGCGGGCAGCGCCCGCGAGCGGGCGCGGCCGAGTCGGTCGACCGTGCCGTCAAGCGCGAGAACGAGGTCCAGGGCGCGGAGGCGACGGTCACCATCGGCCCGGACCGCGTGGTCAAGGAGCGGGTCCCGCGGAGCTACCGGCACCCGACGCTGGACGACCGCCTGCGGGTCCAGCGCACCCGCCAGGAGGCGCGGCTGATCAGCGACGCCCGCCGGCACGGCGTCCCGACGCCGCTGGTGCTGGACGTCGACCCCGACGAGGCGCGACTGGTCGTCCAGCACGTCGGGACCGCGGACCTCCGGGACCGCCTCTCGGCCGCGGCCGTCGCCGACGTGGGCCGGCACCTCGCGCGGATCCACGACGCCGGGTTCGTCCACGGCGATCCCACGACCCGAAACGTCAGGGTCGGGCGGCCCGATCCGTCGCCGGACGAGCGAGCCGACGACGCCCGCGAGGGCGGGGACCGGACCTTCCTCGTCGACTTCGGGCTGGGCTACTACACGGACGAACCGGAGGACCACGCGATGGACCTGCACGTGCTGGCCCAGTCGCTGGCCGGCACCGCCGACGACCCCGCGGCGCTGTTCGAGGCCGCGAGCGACGCCTACCGCGCCGAGAGCGACCACGCCGACGCGGTCTTCGCAAGCCTCGCCGACATCGAGGGGCGGGGCCGGTACCAGTAA
- a CDS encoding 30S ribosomal protein S27ae, protein MAHHEYYNDEGELERETCPRCGDTVLADHDDRKHCGKCGYTEWK, encoded by the coding sequence ATGGCCCACCACGAGTACTACAACGACGAGGGCGAACTGGAGCGCGAGACCTGCCCCCGCTGTGGCGACACGGTGCTGGCCGACCACGACGACCGCAAGCACTGCGGCAAGTGCGGCTACACCGAGTGGAAGTAG
- a CDS encoding nucleoside triphosphate pyrophosphohydrolase: MPREYDKLVRDRIPEVIEADGETPVCHEVAGEAYDERLAAKLVEEAAEYRESRATEALADVLEVVDAIRDARNIGDGELQAIRERKADERGRFEDGVALERVEE; encoded by the coding sequence GTGCCACGCGAGTACGACAAGCTGGTCAGGGACCGGATTCCGGAGGTCATCGAGGCCGACGGCGAGACGCCCGTCTGTCACGAGGTCGCAGGCGAGGCGTACGACGAGCGACTCGCCGCCAAACTGGTCGAGGAGGCCGCGGAGTACCGCGAGAGCCGGGCCACCGAGGCGCTGGCCGACGTCCTCGAGGTCGTCGACGCGATACGGGACGCCCGGAACATCGGCGACGGGGAACTGCAGGCGATCCGCGAGCGGAAGGCCGACGAGCGCGGCCGCTTCGAGGACGGGGTCGCGCTGGAGCGGGTCGAAGAGTAG
- a CDS encoding AAA family ATPase: MDAPLWTETHAPTLSDIPQPQARDHLRGAVEEPMNLLVHGPKGAGKTAAVRALADEVHDNPDADFTELNVADVFDMTKKEVANDPRFSSFIDSKRRRESSKADLINHVLKESASYSPVSGTYKTILLDNAEGMREDFQQALRRVMEQYYEATQFVVATRQPSALIPPIRSRCFPVVMRAPSHEETVGVLRDVVTAEGVAHDDEGLEYVAGYAEGDLRKAVLSAQTTYEDHGEVTMETAYEALNALEADDAVEGMVAAAEEGRFTDARSTLDDLLVDEGYGAEDVLDELLSVARSRYSGWKLAEVHRLAGDTDMALTDAANERIHLSRLLAQLGEL; encoded by the coding sequence ATGGACGCGCCGCTGTGGACCGAGACCCACGCTCCGACGCTGTCCGACATCCCGCAGCCGCAGGCTCGCGACCACCTGCGAGGGGCCGTCGAGGAACCGATGAACCTGCTGGTCCACGGCCCGAAGGGGGCCGGCAAGACCGCCGCGGTTCGGGCGCTGGCCGACGAGGTCCACGACAACCCCGACGCCGACTTCACCGAGCTCAACGTCGCCGACGTCTTCGACATGACGAAGAAGGAGGTCGCAAACGACCCCCGCTTCTCGTCGTTCATCGACAGCAAGCGCCGCCGGGAGTCCTCGAAGGCCGACCTCATCAACCACGTCCTGAAGGAGTCGGCAAGCTACTCCCCGGTCTCGGGGACCTACAAGACGATCCTGCTGGACAACGCCGAGGGGATGCGCGAGGACTTCCAGCAGGCCCTGCGCCGGGTGATGGAGCAGTACTACGAGGCCACGCAGTTCGTCGTCGCGACGCGCCAGCCCTCGGCGCTGATCCCCCCCATCCGCTCGCGGTGTTTCCCGGTCGTGATGCGAGCCCCCAGCCACGAGGAGACGGTCGGCGTGTTGCGAGACGTCGTGACCGCGGAGGGCGTCGCCCACGACGACGAGGGACTGGAGTACGTCGCCGGCTACGCGGAGGGGGACCTGCGGAAAGCGGTGCTGTCGGCCCAGACCACCTACGAGGACCACGGCGAGGTGACGATGGAGACGGCCTACGAGGCGCTGAACGCGCTGGAGGCCGACGACGCCGTCGAGGGGATGGTCGCGGCCGCCGAGGAGGGGCGGTTCACCGACGCGCGCTCGACGCTCGACGACCTACTTGTCGACGAGGGCTACGGTGCCGAGGACGTCCTGGACGAACTGCTGTCGGTCGCCCGGTCGCGGTACTCCGGGTGGAAGCTGGCGGAGGTCCACCGGCTGGCCGGCGACACGGACATGGCCCTGACCGACGCCGCCAACGAGCGCATCCACCTCTCGCGGCTGCTCGCGCAGCTGGGCGAGCTCTGA
- a CDS encoding SDR family NAD(P)-dependent oxidoreductase translates to MSDDAGTALITGASSGIGAALAREFAAHGHDVVLVARREDRLDALADDLDGEGVAATPIAMDLDRATAAGDLHEAVTERGLSVSILVNNVGVGTYGPFADSDLDAERTQLRLNVVLPVELTRLFLDEFDGGGKVLNVGSVAGFQPGPNLATYYASKAYVNSFSEAIAEELRDEVTVTVLCPGPVDTEFQDRAGMGDSTVGSLTSNAPAAVAEAAYEGLLAGETVVIPSKAMRAVDLLGRVMPRPVVRRVAGWVNSDR, encoded by the coding sequence ATGAGCGACGACGCCGGGACGGCCCTGATCACGGGCGCGTCCTCGGGCATCGGCGCAGCGCTGGCCCGCGAGTTCGCGGCCCACGGCCACGACGTGGTGCTGGTCGCGCGGCGCGAGGACCGGCTGGACGCGCTGGCCGACGACCTCGACGGCGAGGGCGTCGCCGCCACGCCGATCGCGATGGACCTCGACCGCGCGACGGCGGCCGGGGACCTCCACGAGGCGGTCACAGAGCGGGGACTCTCAGTCTCGATCCTGGTCAACAACGTCGGCGTCGGTACCTACGGTCCCTTCGCCGACAGCGACCTCGACGCCGAACGCACGCAGCTGCGCCTGAACGTCGTGCTCCCCGTCGAGCTGACGCGGCTGTTCCTCGACGAGTTCGACGGCGGCGGGAAGGTCTTGAACGTCGGCTCCGTCGCCGGCTTCCAGCCCGGCCCGAACCTCGCGACCTACTACGCGAGCAAGGCCTACGTCAACAGCTTCAGCGAGGCCATCGCGGAGGAACTGCGGGACGAGGTCACCGTCACCGTCCTCTGTCCCGGGCCGGTCGACACGGAGTTCCAGGACCGGGCGGGGATGGGCGACTCGACGGTCGGCAGCCTCACGTCGAACGCGCCGGCGGCGGTCGCCGAGGCCGCCTACGAGGGGCTGCTGGCCGGCGAGACCGTCGTGATCCCGAGCAAAGCGATGCGGGCCGTCGACCTCCTCGGGCGAGTGATGCCCCGACCCGTGGTCCGCCGCGTCGCCGGGTGGGTCAACAGCGACCGGTAG
- a CDS encoding zinc ribbon domain-containing protein, whose amino-acid sequence MVPTDDDRDATYVECPECGTRASPDWSFCRSCEASLADAEPAEEGVDVATPGLAAGCPKCGHDDAEVDEVAVTGSGPTRLLDIQNRQFRAVSCTNCGYTEFYKGTSPSAILDLFLG is encoded by the coding sequence ATGGTCCCCACAGACGACGACCGTGACGCCACCTACGTCGAGTGCCCCGAGTGTGGCACCCGAGCGTCGCCGGACTGGTCGTTCTGCCGGAGCTGCGAGGCGTCGCTGGCGGACGCGGAGCCGGCCGAGGAGGGCGTGGACGTGGCGACGCCGGGCCTGGCGGCGGGCTGTCCGAAGTGCGGCCACGACGACGCCGAGGTCGACGAGGTCGCCGTGACCGGCAGCGGCCCGACGCGGCTGCTCGACATCCAGAACCGACAGTTCAGGGCAGTCTCCTGTACGAACTGCGGCTACACGGAGTTCTACAAGGGGACCAGCCCGAGCGCGATACTCGACCTGTTCCTCGGGTGA
- a CDS encoding methyl-accepting chemotaxis protein: MTSPLLARYKRSIRASLELFGVAGSIERKVLAAVGIQFGVSVALAAVAFLLDGTAQFVLTGLLLAGATVAFANTVFITREDLVDPVVDLAGRADRIAAGEVAVDVPESDRDDEVASLVASFAAMQDSLSTVSRQADALARQEFDAEVLDKEVPGDFGESLDRMATNMTEYTTELETLTEDLERRSEALSALVTAFGDAAERAKRGDLTATIDAEFEDVDPEFQRVVADYNDLVTTLGETVGEVAAFADEVSETTDRVTESVAEVDDASDDIARSVQEISAGASRQAERHDDVAGEMERLSATVEEIAATAEDAAATADRGADRGREGREAAAEAIDELEAMAARIDGIADAVEDLSAQVAEIDEVVEVITEVAEQTNMLALNASIEAARADAGGDGFAVVADEVKALAEETRDAAADVSERIDAVQTAAADTVAEVEATNEQVDESTDTIEAALRDFEDIVDVLEEVDDAIQEISAATSEGAESTQEVVEAVDALASVSDQTEAEAESVAAATEEQTATISEVTREIRAVADRTDGLHDRLARFEVDREGADSGPVGTAEAASADD, from the coding sequence ATGACATCGCCCCTGCTCGCCCGGTACAAGCGATCGATACGCGCGTCGCTGGAGCTGTTCGGCGTCGCCGGCTCCATCGAGCGGAAGGTCCTCGCCGCCGTCGGCATCCAGTTCGGGGTCTCGGTGGCGCTGGCCGCCGTCGCCTTCCTGCTGGACGGGACCGCGCAGTTCGTCCTGACCGGCCTGCTGCTGGCCGGCGCGACCGTCGCCTTCGCAAACACCGTGTTCATCACCCGCGAGGACCTCGTCGACCCGGTGGTCGACCTCGCGGGACGGGCCGACCGCATCGCCGCCGGCGAGGTTGCCGTCGACGTCCCCGAGAGCGACCGCGACGACGAGGTGGCGAGCCTGGTCGCCTCCTTCGCCGCGATGCAGGACTCGCTGTCGACCGTCTCCCGGCAGGCCGACGCGCTGGCCCGCCAGGAGTTCGACGCCGAGGTCCTCGACAAGGAGGTGCCCGGGGACTTCGGCGAGTCGCTGGACCGGATGGCGACGAACATGACCGAGTACACGACCGAACTGGAGACGCTGACCGAGGACCTCGAACGGCGCTCCGAGGCGCTGTCGGCCCTCGTGACGGCGTTCGGCGACGCCGCCGAGCGAGCGAAACGGGGCGACCTCACCGCCACCATCGACGCCGAGTTCGAGGACGTCGATCCGGAGTTCCAGCGGGTCGTCGCCGACTACAACGACCTCGTGACGACGCTGGGCGAGACGGTCGGCGAGGTCGCCGCCTTCGCCGACGAGGTCAGCGAGACGACCGACCGCGTCACCGAGAGCGTCGCGGAGGTCGACGACGCCAGCGACGACATCGCCCGGTCGGTCCAGGAGATCTCGGCCGGGGCCAGCCGGCAGGCCGAGCGCCACGACGACGTGGCCGGCGAGATGGAGCGGCTCTCGGCGACGGTCGAGGAGATCGCCGCCACCGCCGAGGACGCCGCGGCGACCGCCGACCGCGGGGCCGACCGAGGGCGGGAGGGCCGCGAGGCCGCCGCCGAGGCCATCGACGAACTGGAGGCGATGGCCGCCCGCATCGACGGCATCGCCGACGCCGTCGAGGACCTGAGCGCGCAGGTGGCCGAGATCGACGAGGTGGTCGAGGTCATCACGGAGGTCGCCGAGCAGACGAACATGCTCGCGCTGAACGCCTCCATCGAGGCCGCGCGGGCCGACGCCGGCGGCGACGGGTTCGCCGTCGTCGCCGACGAGGTGAAGGCCCTGGCCGAGGAGACCCGCGACGCCGCGGCCGACGTCTCCGAGCGCATCGACGCCGTCCAGACCGCGGCCGCCGACACCGTCGCCGAGGTCGAGGCGACCAACGAACAGGTCGACGAGAGTACCGACACCATCGAGGCGGCGCTGCGTGACTTCGAGGACATCGTCGACGTGCTGGAGGAGGTCGACGACGCCATCCAGGAGATCTCCGCGGCCACGAGCGAGGGGGCCGAGAGCACCCAGGAGGTCGTCGAGGCCGTCGACGCGCTGGCGTCGGTCAGCGACCAGACCGAGGCCGAGGCCGAGTCGGTGGCGGCGGCGACGGAGGAACAGACCGCGACGATCTCCGAGGTGACCCGCGAGATCCGGGCCGTCGCCGACCGGACGGACGGCCTCCACGATCGGCTCGCCCGGTTCGAGGTCGATCGCGAGGGGGCGGACTCGGGGCCGGTCGGCACGGCCGAGGCCGCAAGCGCCGACGACTAG
- a CDS encoding sensor histidine kinase, with translation MDEREGLGPARQIREWWVPTVSLMALGTLTVVVWLQVAVPAYALLDVMLPAAFTGVAVWQGLKLRRTDGFGDRDTVIQWFTGGLVVMACLGLWPVLLRAVGQPTVPVGVRLLTEIIAGGLFGLLVGVYSVQARRSAETAAAARVEQELLERQRETTELLNRTLRHQLLNSLTVVRGRAELLATRTEDDPQEWARTVLDRTDRMAETVENIGELTRTLTGEPDLEPVALPAVVPARVAETRERYPEATVRVESLPDRTVRADDLFGRALASVLENAVEHNDRDRPTVEVSATVTAGTAVVTVADDGPGIPAAARERVLEANERGLQSDGDGLGLFLAASVLRQYGGEIDIREADLGGAAVELSVPLAAETVSVPETPGDPSDASGVDPKTVTLFSLL, from the coding sequence ATGGACGAACGCGAGGGGTTGGGACCTGCGCGCCAGATCCGCGAGTGGTGGGTCCCGACGGTGAGTCTGATGGCTCTGGGGACGCTGACGGTCGTCGTCTGGTTGCAGGTCGCGGTGCCGGCCTACGCCCTGCTGGACGTTATGCTGCCGGCGGCGTTCACCGGCGTCGCAGTGTGGCAGGGACTGAAGCTCCGCCGGACCGACGGGTTCGGCGACCGCGACACGGTGATCCAGTGGTTCACCGGCGGACTGGTCGTGATGGCCTGTCTCGGGCTCTGGCCCGTTCTGTTGCGCGCGGTCGGACAGCCGACCGTCCCGGTCGGGGTCCGACTGCTGACCGAGATCATCGCCGGCGGGCTGTTCGGTCTGTTGGTCGGGGTCTACAGCGTACAGGCGCGCCGTTCCGCCGAGACGGCGGCGGCGGCCCGGGTCGAGCAGGAGCTCCTCGAACGGCAGCGAGAGACGACCGAGCTGTTGAACCGGACGCTGCGACACCAGCTGCTCAACAGCCTCACGGTCGTCCGGGGACGGGCGGAACTGCTCGCGACGCGGACCGAGGACGACCCGCAGGAGTGGGCCCGGACCGTCCTCGACCGAACCGACCGGATGGCGGAGACGGTCGAGAACATCGGCGAGCTGACGCGGACGCTGACCGGAGAGCCGGACCTCGAACCCGTCGCGCTGCCGGCCGTCGTCCCGGCCCGGGTCGCGGAGACACGGGAGCGCTACCCCGAGGCGACGGTCCGAGTCGAGTCGCTGCCCGACCGGACGGTCCGGGCCGACGACCTGTTCGGACGGGCGCTGGCGAGCGTGCTGGAGAACGCCGTCGAGCACAACGATCGCGACCGACCGACGGTCGAGGTGAGCGCCACCGTGACCGCCGGAACCGCCGTGGTGACCGTCGCCGACGACGGTCCCGGGATCCCGGCGGCCGCACGCGAGCGCGTGCTGGAGGCCAACGAACGGGGCCTCCAGAGCGACGGGGACGGGCTCGGCCTGTTCCTGGCGGCGTCGGTCCTCCGGCAGTACGGCGGGGAGATCGACATCCGGGAGGCCGATCTCGGCGGGGCCGCGGTCGAACTGTCCGTCCCGCTGGCGGCGGAGACGGTGTCGGTCCCGGAGACGCCCGGCGACCCGAGCGACGCGTCCGGTGTCGACCCGAAGACGGTGACGCTCTTCTCGCTGCTGTGA
- a CDS encoding EamA family transporter yields the protein MNYLVWAVVALAGYTLVPPLAKLATAEIPSDVVVLISNGILVVAASTLVVATDVSVTPYLTSDRAIYAYGAGIALAVGIIAYYRALAAGPISVVVPVFGMFIATSSIVGILFLEESLTARKVAGIGFAVLAVYLTSVE from the coding sequence ATGAACTATCTCGTCTGGGCGGTCGTCGCGCTCGCCGGCTACACGCTGGTCCCGCCGCTGGCGAAGCTCGCGACGGCCGAGATCCCCAGCGACGTCGTCGTCCTCATCTCGAACGGCATCCTCGTCGTCGCCGCCAGCACGCTCGTCGTCGCCACGGACGTCTCGGTCACTCCTTACCTCACCAGCGACCGGGCGATCTACGCCTACGGGGCCGGGATCGCGCTCGCCGTCGGGATCATCGCCTACTACCGGGCGCTGGCGGCCGGCCCGATCAGCGTCGTCGTCCCGGTCTTCGGGATGTTCATCGCCACCAGCTCGATCGTCGGCATCCTGTTCCTGGAGGAGTCCCTGACGGCCCGGAAGGTCGCCGGCATCGGCTTCGCGGTGCTGGCGGTGTACCTGACGTCGGTGGAGTAG
- a CDS encoding DUF5808 domain-containing protein, whose amino-acid sequence MADKPQSGTLFGVPYNFERPSLKRLVSSYWQPGDGMLVEKPFGIGYTLNLANWRSWVVLLVAGAMLYLERNGGGEDFADEDEEDEPVEVVVD is encoded by the coding sequence ATGGCAGACAAGCCCCAGTCCGGAACGCTGTTCGGCGTGCCGTACAACTTCGAGCGACCGAGCCTGAAGCGGCTGGTCTCCTCGTACTGGCAGCCAGGCGACGGGATGCTCGTCGAGAAGCCCTTCGGCATCGGCTACACGCTGAACCTCGCGAACTGGCGGTCGTGGGTCGTCCTGCTGGTCGCCGGCGCGATGCTGTACCTCGAACGGAACGGCGGCGGCGAGGACTTCGCCGACGAGGACGAGGAAGACGAGCCGGTCGAGGTCGTCGTCGACTAA
- a CDS encoding 30S ribosomal protein S24e codes for MDIDIVEEEDNPMLHRTDVRFEVVHDEATPSRLSVRDSLAATLNKDSDEVVIHELDTKFGMRKTVGYAKVYDSPEYARDVEQDHMLERNKIGAETDEEAEEA; via the coding sequence ATGGATATCGACATCGTCGAGGAAGAAGACAATCCGATGTTGCACCGAACGGACGTCCGCTTCGAGGTCGTCCACGACGAGGCCACGCCGTCCCGGCTCTCCGTGCGCGACTCGCTGGCCGCGACGCTGAACAAGGACTCGGACGAGGTCGTCATCCACGAACTCGACACGAAGTTCGGGATGCGCAAGACGGTCGGCTACGCGAAGGTCTACGACAGCCCCGAGTACGCCCGCGACGTCGAGCAGGACCACATGCTCGAACGGAACAAGATCGGTGCCGAGACCGACGAGGAGGCCGAGGAGGCATAA